Proteins found in one Hyla sarda isolate aHylSar1 chromosome 7, aHylSar1.hap1, whole genome shotgun sequence genomic segment:
- the ATP5MK gene encoding ATP synthase membrane subunit K, mitochondrial: MGGHDSGAQHHFTGIKKYFNSYTMVGRRNCVLATYASIAGIILFFKLKPKKQAAVTDK, encoded by the exons ATGGGAGGTCACGACTCAGGGGCACAGCACCACTTCACTGGCATCAAGAAGTACTTCAACTCCTACACCATGGTCGGCAGGAGAAAT TGTGTCCTTGCTACTTATGCATCAATTGCAGGAATAATACTTTTCTTTAAATTGAAACCAAAAAAACAAGCGGCAGTCACCGATAAATAA